A region of Ochotona princeps isolate mOchPri1 chromosome 2, mOchPri1.hap1, whole genome shotgun sequence DNA encodes the following proteins:
- the CRNN gene encoding cornulin, whose product MPQLLRNINEIIEAFGRYANVEGNCQVLTRGELKRLVEHEFADVIVKPHDPATVDEVLRLLDEDDTGTVDFKEFLVLVFKVAQACFKTLSKGACGSQESGSQETGASQELGGQTNATKAGTVGKGQSEQTSREQGSTKTQTQSQASGHVGQTQSVEDKNQQIRESKSESQSKAKEQDRASQGGETKTGTATQTQAGATKTMEKGRSQQTESTSTQPQKSPYGQTAKHEIQGQDNRKTTQAVTGGQAQTQTGSYTKTVEQGTSYQKGSTSIQTHKSSDGQTKGPETHSQDKSQSSQTTQAVTGGQAQAQTGSYTKTVEQGTSHQKGSTSTQTHESSDSQIRGSETHGQGKSQTSQSTQAVTGGQAQAQTGSYTKTVEQGTSHQKGSTNIQTHKSSDGQTKGPEAHSQDKSQSSQTTQAVSGGKAQTQTGSQTQIVDQGRHQSESHTEAGTQGGQTQTQSGSGQKWTHVSNYEAGGSVQGAQAQTGTGTVTGRQEWSSTHSRYSMTGGQGERESTRITSEWVDDNSSKPVIQWQDQDSSTPSAQAQEAAQSERNPGMTGGQGERESTRITSKWVDDDTSKPVIQWQDQDSKDTNTPSAQAQDTAQPEKKPGFSAKGLYSYFKGSKP is encoded by the exons ATGCCCCAGTTACTGCGGAATATTAATGAGATCATCGAGGCCTTTGGGCGCTATGCCAATGTGGAGGGCAACTGCCAAGTGCTCACCCGAGGGGAGCTGAAAAGACTTGTGGAGCATGAGTTTGCAGATGTCATTGTG AAACCCCATGACCCTGCCACTGTGGATGAAGTCCTTCGCCTGCTGGATGAAGATGACACAGGGACTGTGGACTTCAAGGAATTCCTGGTCTTGGTGTTTAAAGTTGCACAGGCCTGTTTCAAGACACTGAGCAAGGGAGCTTGTGGATCTCAAGAGtctggaagccaggagactggagcctcacAAGAGCTGGGAGGACAGACAAATGCCACTAAAGCCGGGACAGTCGGGAAAGGACAGAGTGAGCAGACTTCCAGAGAGCAGGGTAGCACCAAGACTCAGACCCAGAGTCAGGCCAGTGGGCATGTGGGGCAGACTCAGAGCGTGGAGGATAAGAATCAGCAGATCAGGGAGAGTAAGTCAGAGAGTCAATCAAAGGCTAAGGAGCAGGACAGAGCTTCCCAGGGAGGTGAGACTAAAACTGGAACTGCAACTCAGACCCAAGCAGGTGCCACTAAGACCATGGAGAAGGGCAGGAGCCAACAGACAGAAAGCACCAGCACACAGCCACAAAAGTCCCCCTATGGGCAGACCGCAAAACATGAGATTCAAGGTCAAGATAACAGAAAGACCACACAGGCTGTGACAGGAGGACAAGCTCAGACTCAGACAGGATCCTACACCAAGACTGTGGAGCAGGGCACCAGCTATCAGAAAGGAAGTACCAGCATCCAGACACACAAGTCCTCTGATGGCCAAACCAAAGGGCCTGAGACCCACAGTCAAGACAAAAGCCAAAGTAGCCAGACTACACAGGCTGTGACAGGAGGACAAGCTCAGGCTCAGACAGGGTCCTACACCAAGACTGTGGAGCAGGGCACCAGCCATCAGAAAGGAAGTACCAGCACCCAGACACACGAGTCCTCTGATTCCCAGATCAGAGGGTCTGAGACCCACGGTCAAGGCAAAAGCCAGACCAGCCAGTCTACACAGGCTGTGACAGGAGGACAAGCTCAGGCTCAGACAGGGTCCTACACCAAGACTGTGGAGCAGGGCACCAGCCATCAGAAAGGAAGTACCAACATCCAGACACATAAGTCCTCTGATGGCCAAACCAAAGGGCCTGAGGCCCACAGTCAAGACAAAAGCCAAAGTAGCCAGACCACACAGGCTGTGTCAGGAGGAAAAGCTCAGACACAAACAGGATCCCAGACCCAGATTGTGGACCAAGGCAGACACCAAAGTGAAAGTCACACGGAAGCGGGCACACAGGGAGGACAGACTCAGACACAGTCTGGCAGTGGCCAAAAGTGGACACATGTGAGCAACTATGAGGCAGGAGGGTCAGTGCAAGGAGCACAGGCCCAGACTGGGACAGGCACTGTGACTGGAAGACAGGAGTGGAGCAGCACTCACTCCAGGTACAGCATGACCGGAGGGCAGGGTGAGAGAGAGTCCACAAGGATCACCAGCGAATGGGTTGATGACAATTCGAGCAAGCCAGTGATTCAGTGGCAGGACCAGGACAGCAGTACTCCTTCGGCACAGGCCCAAGAGGCTGCCCAGTCAGAAAGGAATCCAGGCatgacaggaggacagggagagagagagtccacAAGGATCACCAGCAAGTGGGTTGACGATGATACGAGTAAGCCAGTGATTCAGTGGCAGGACCAGGACAGCAAGGACACCAACACTCCTTCGGCACAGGCCCAGGATACTGCCCAGCCAGAAAAGAAACCAGGCTTCTCGGCCAAGGGGCTGTATTCCTACTTCAAAGGCAGCAAGCCATAA